A window of Saccharomyces paradoxus chromosome XIII, complete sequence contains these coding sequences:
- the ERG6 gene encoding sterol 24-C-methyltransferase (Delta(24)-sterol C-methyltransferase~similar to YML008C) yields MSETELRKRQAQFTRELHGDDIGKKTGLSALMSKNNSAQKEAVQKYLRNWDGKTDQDAEERRLEDYNEATHSYYNVVTDFYEYGWGSSFHFSRFYKGESFAASIARHEHYLAYKAGIQKDDLVLDVGCGVGGPAREIARFTGCNVIGLNNNDYQIAKAKYYAKKYNLSDQMDFVKGDFMHMDFEENTFDKVYAIEATCHAPKLEGVYSEIYKVLKPGGTFAVYEWVMTDKYDENNPEHRKIAYEIELGDGIPKMFQVDVARKALKNCGFEVLDSEDLADNDDEIPWYYPLTGEWKYVQNLANLATFFRTSYLGRQFTTAMVTVMEKLGLAPEGSKEVTAALENAAVGLVAGGKSKLFTPMMLFVARKPENAETSPNASEEATQ; encoded by the coding sequence ATGAGTGAAACAGAATTGAGAAAAAGACAGGCCCAATTCACTAGGGAATTGCACGGTGATGACATCGGTAAAAAGACAGGTTTGAGCGCATTGATGTCGAAGAACAACTCTGCTCAAAAGGAAGCCGTTCAGAAGTACTTGAGAAATTGGGACGGTAAGACCGATCAAGATGCCGAAGAACGTCGTCTTGAGGATTATAATGAAGCTACACATTCTTACTACAACGTCGTTACAGATTTCTATGAATATGGTTGGGGTTCCTCTTTCCATTTCAGCAGATTTTATAAAGGTGAGAGTTTTGCCGCCTCGATAGCAAGACATGAACATTATCTAGCTTACAAGGCTGGTATTCAAAAGGATGATTTGGTTCTTGATGTCGGCTGTGGTGTTGGGGGCCCAGCGAGAGAGATTGCAAGATTCACCGGCTGTAACGTCATCGGTTTAAATAATAACGACTATCAAATTGCCAAGGCCAAATATTACGCtaaaaaatacaatttGAGCGACCAAATGGACTTTGTTAAGGGTGATTTCATGCATATGGATTTCGAAGAAAACACTTTTGACAAAGTTTATGCAATTGAAGCCACATGTCACGCTCCAAAATTAGAAGGTGTATACAGTGAAATCTACAAGGTCTTAAAACCGGGTGGTACCTTTGCTGTTTACGAATGGGTAATGACTGATAAATATGACGAAAATAATCCTGAACATAGAAAAATCGCTTACGAAATTGAACTGGGTGATGGTATTCCCAAGATGTTCCAGGTTGACGTGGCTAGAAaagctttgaaaaactgtGGTTTCGAAGTCCTCGACAGTGAAGACTTGGCagacaatgatgatgaaatccCTTGGTATTACCCATTGACTGGTGAGTGGAAGTACGTTCAAAATCTAGCTAATTTGGCCACATTTTTCAGAACTTCTTACTTAGGTAGACAATTTACTACAGCAATGGTTACTGTCATGGAAAAATTAGGTCTAGCCCCAGAGGGTTCCAAGGAAGTTACTGCCGCCCTAGAAAATGCTGCGGTTGGTTTAGTTGCTGGTGGTAAGTCCAAGTTATTCACTCCTATGATGCTTTTCGTCGCTAGAAAACCAGAAAATGCCGAAACCTCCCCCAACGCTTCCGAAGAAGCAACTCAATAA
- the YAP1 gene encoding DNA-binding transcription factor YAP1 (Basic leucine zipper (bZIP) transcription factor~similar to YML007W) has product MSVSTAKRSLDVVSSGSLAEFEDSESRHDETENEHRHNGTGDNDDNEQPKRKGTKTGKKQDLDPETKQKRTAQNRAAQRAFRERKERKMKELEKKVQSLESIQQQNEVEATFLRDQLVTLVNELKKYRPETRNDSKVLEYLARRDPNLHSSKSNANHNNKPIVTPNDDIQENVKQKMNFTFQYPLDKDDDDSKNVEKQLPSPNDPSHSAPVPIKQTQKKLSDATDSSSATLDSFSNGNDVLNNTPNSSTSMDWLDNVIYTNRFVSGDDGCKRKTKNVDSNMFSNDFNFENQFDEQVSEFCSKMNQVCGTRQCPIPKKPVSALDKEVFASSSILSSNSPALTNTWESHSSITVNTPANVTANDTAHGNSLSGFGQLGFDVTANHYVVNDNSTGSADNKNKNNANNNNNNNNNNNNNNNNNNNNNNDNLLPFISEPPFDMNQVTNFFSPGSTDIGASNTNPNLLQNSREDIPFINASLAFPDDSSTNIQLQPFSESQSQNKFDYDMFFRDSSKEGNNLFEEFLEDDDDDDDDDDDGGKKAANISDDESSLIKNQLINEEPQLPKQCLPSTLEKKSETSQKKMDSGVQDANKINNGSDNDNDNDVVPSKEGSLLRCSEIWDRITTHPKYSDIDVDGLCSELMAKAKCSERGVVINAEDVQLALNKHMN; this is encoded by the coding sequence ATGAGTGTTTCCACTGCCAAGAGGTCACTGGATGTCGTTTCTTCGGGTTCTTTAGCGGAGTTTGAGGATTCAGAATCTCGTCACGATGAGACAGAAAATGAGCATAGACATAATGGTACAGGCGATAACGATGATAACGAGCAACCAAAGAGGAAGGGTACCAAAACTGGTAAAAAGCAAGATTTGGATCCTGAAACTAAGCAGAAGAGGACTGCCCAAAATCGAGCTGCCCAGAGAGCCTTTAGGGAACGTAAGgagaggaagatgaaggaATTGGAGAAGAAAGTACAGAGTTTGGAGAGTATTCAGCAACAAAATGAAGTGGAGGCTACTTTTTTGAGGGACCAGTTGGTCACGTTGGTGAACgagttaaaaaaatataggCCAGAAACAAGAAATGACTCAAAAGTGCTGGAATATTTAGCAAGGCGAGATCCTAATTTACATTCCTCAAAAAGTAACGCTAATCACAACAATAAACCAATTGTCACACCTAATGATGATATACAAGAAAACGTAAAACAGAAGATGAATTTCACGTTTCAGTATCCGCTTGATAAGGACGATGACGACAGTAAAAATGTGGAAAAACAATTACCTTCGCCAAATGATCCAAGCCATTCGGCCCCTGTGCCTATAAAGCAGacacaaaagaaattaagtGACGCTACAGATTCCTCCAGTGCTACTTTggattccttttcaaatggTAACGATGTTCTTAATAACACACCAAACTCCTCCACCTCGATGGATTGGTTAGATAATGTGATATATACAAACAGGTTTGTATCTGGTGATGATGGCTGCAAACGTAAAACTAAGAATGTGGACAGTAATATGTTCTCTAACgatttcaattttgaaaatcagTTTGATGAGCAAGTTTCTGAATTTTGTTCGAAAATGAACCAAGTCTGTGGAACGAGGCAATGTCCCATTCCTAAGAAACCTGTCTCTGCTCTTGATAAAGAAGTATTCGCGTCATCTTCTATATTGAGTTCAAATTCTCCTGCTTTAACAAATACTTGGGAATCACATTCCAGTATTACAGTTAATACTCCTGCTAATGTCACCGCTAATGATACCGCACACGGAAATTCTCTCTCCGGTTTCGGCCAACTCGGTTTCGATGTGACTGCGAATCATTATGTTGTGAATGATAATAGCACAGGTAGTGCTgacaacaagaacaagaataacgcgaataataataataataataataataataacaataacaataacaataacaataacaataataataacgacAATTTACTTCCATTCATATCCGAGCCACCATTCGACATGAATCAAGTCactaattttttcagccCGGGGTCAACCGACATTGGTGCCTCTAACACTAATCCAAACCTACTGCAAAACAGTAGAGAGGATATACCTTTTATCAATGCAAGTCTGGCTTTCCCAGACGACAGTTCAACTAATATTCAACTACAACCTTTCTCTGAATCTCAATCTCAAAATAAGTTTGACTATGACATGTTTTTTAGGGATTCATCGAAGGAAGGTAACAACctatttgaagaatttttagaggatgatgatgatgatgatgatgatgatgatgacggTGGTAAAAAAGCAGCGAATATATCTGACGATGAGTCGAGTTTGATTAAAAACCAGTTAATTAACGAAGAACCCCAACTTCCGAAACAATGCCTACCATCAACgctggaaaagaaaagtgaaacttcacaaaaaaaaatggacaGCGGTGTGCAGGATGCTAACAAGATTAATAATGGCAGTGATAACGATAACGATAATGATGTTGTTCCTTCTAAGGAAGGCTCTCTACTAAGGTGTTCGGAGATTTGGGACAGAATAACAACACATCCAAAATACTCAGATATTGATGTTGACGGATTATGTTCTGAGCTAATGGCAAAGGCAAAATGTTCAGAAAGAGGGGTTGTCATCAACGCAGAAGACGTTCAATTAGCTTTGAATAAGCATATGAACTAA
- the GIS4 gene encoding Gis4p (similar to YML006C) produces the protein MQKSVRVGDYFDNDDNGLWSWYLTNLRLGDFEELIGNQLKYTLLKRFLNSHFYGDNSIWARPNKKILLVSIPENVHEDISILEIFLKDYFHLEKLEHIQISKLTHSHCYNHENHYLLTDNLNNFQDPTFLEFASTSWQVQKNSKALNNNRNSIQPPPISSSKTSNGKSKPNISDDQWSNINTQTATATRTNTNTRTLTSPDTVDINATANGQNNNHDVPQNNNVNENDEEDAGDDATSSIVLNFSHSRTVDPKPNRLPKIFPSYTNEEYTPSHSEIISIDSFAGEDLSSTYPGQDLSLTTARREDENDQDGVEDHYTRVSNDLGDERIDQASSSMESSISCTSCSSSSDSRSAHYSLSGSSRGSLKHGDADHTNATYVSELSSITSSIDNLTTSTTPEEEDHLIHRNYDAQGYASGEDDGEEVYDDEDLSSSDYSVLSILPSISICDSLGYFRLVLQSILIQDPDTKEIFTAIRQSNNKPTIASVTDDWLLYDSNFSMNNLQILTLQDLLDIKRSFPKILFYTMVIVTDSSKEVEEELKNPNYENREGISKEQPLDSELSLTHDPQQYFPTAYNNGYNEYIDDEDDGDDASLSEQSGPQMYIPTRMESNVTTAHRSIRTVNSIGEWAFNRHNSVTKIDKSNSNELDNSKTGEDTISSSEPYPMTQLSDTNTTSLNFSHSLNKKNSFKLNSKGNNESNSKNELKKIKSSINAMSAVERSKSLPLPTLLKSLSGIDNHTHGANKDRKRWKFQMNRFRNHKNSGSAGTDKSQRCTIM, from the coding sequence ATGCAAAAATCTGTCAGAGTGGGCGACTATTTTGACAATGATGACAATGGTTTATGGTCTTGGTACCTAACAAATCTAAGATTAGGAGATTTCGAAGAACTTATAGGCAATCAATTAAAATACACTTTATTAAAAAGATTTCTGAACAGTCATTTTTATGGTGATAACAGTATTTGGGCCAGAccaaacaagaaaattttgttagTTTCCATCCCAGAGAATGTTCATGAAGATATTTCCATATTAGAAATCTTTCTTAAAGATTACTTCCACCTGGAGAAATTAGAACACATTCAAATATCAAAGTTAACTCATTCCCACTGCTACAATCACGAAAACCACTACTTATTGACGGACAACCTCAATAATTTCCAAGATCCTACTTTTTTAGAATTTGCGAGTACAAGTTGGcaagttcaaaaaaattcaaaggccttaaataataatagaaatTCAATACAACCCCCCccaatatcttcatcaaaaacttcaaatgGGAAGTCAAAACCAAACATTTCAGACGATCAGTGGtcaaatataaataccCAGACTGCAACAGCTACTCGAACTAATACGAATACGAGGACTTTAACATCTCCCGATACAGTTGATATAAATGCGACGGCGAATGGTCAAAACAATAACCATGATGTGCCTCAGAATAATAAtgtaaatgaaaatgatgaagaagacgcAGGAGACGATGCTACAAGTTCCATAGTTCTAAACTTTTCTCATTCGCGAACAGTAGACCCAAAGCCTAATAGACTACCCAAAATTTTCCCATCGTACACTAATGAAGAGTATACACCATCACATTCCGAGATAATATCAATAGATAGTTTTGCTGGCGAAGACCTATCATCCACATATCCCGGACAAGATCTGAGCTTAACTACTGCAAGGCGTgaggatgaaaatgatCAAGATGGGGTTGAAGATCATTATACCAGGGTCTCAAATGATCTTGGTGATGAGAGGATCGATCAAGCAAGTTCTAGCATGGAAAGTTCTATTAGCTGCACAAGTTGTAGTAGTAGCAGTGATAGTAGGAGTGCTCACTACAGTTTAAGCGGTAGTAGCCGAGGTAGCCTGAAACATGGAGATGCCGATCACACAAATGCCACCTATGTCTCCGAATTGTCAAGTATAACGAGCTCTATAGACAATTTAACTACTTCCACAACCCCAGAGGAGGAAGATCATCTAATTCACCGTAACTATGACGCCCAAGGGTATGCATCAGGAGAGGATGATGGGGAGGAAGTttatgatgatgaagacctctcttcttctgacTACTCAGTACTATCCATCTTACCATCGATCTCAATTTGTGATTCACTCGGTTATTTTAGACTAGTTTTGCAATCCATATTAATTCAGGATCCGGACactaaagaaatttttactGCAATTAGACAATCAAACAACAAACCTACAATAGCAAGCGTTACCGATGATTGGTTATTGTATgattccaatttttcaatgaataaTTTACAAATCCTAACACTTCAAGATTTGCTAGATATCAAGAGATCATTTCCCAAAATTCTATTTTATACAATGGTTATCGTGACGGACTCCAGcaaagaagttgaagaagaacttaAAAATCCTAATTATGAAAATAGGGAAGGCATATCGAAGGAACAACCTCTGGATTCTGAGTTATCATTAACTCACGACCCACAACAATATTTCCCAACTGCATATAACAACGGTTATAATGAGTATAtcgatgatgaagacgacGGTGACGATGCTTCATTATCCGAACAGTCAGGCCCACAAATGTACATACCAACTAGAATGGAATCTAACGTTACCACAGCACACCGTTCTATTAGAACTGTCAACAGTATCGGGGAGTGGGCATTCAATAGACATAATTCTGTTACCAAAATCGACAAGAGTAATAGTAACGAGTTGGATAACTCTAAAACAGGTGAAGAtacaatttcatcaagCGAACCTTATCCAATGACACAACTGTCGGACACCAATACGACCTCTTTGAATTTCAGCCATTcattgaacaaaaaaaattctttcaaacttaATTCCAAAGGTAACAATGAAAGTAACTCTAAAAATGAgctgaaaaagataaagagCTCTATTAATGCTATGAGTGCCGTCGAAAGGTCCAAAAGTTTGCCATTACCTACGTTACTAAAGTCTTTAAGCGGTATAGACAATCATACTCATGGCGCCAACAAGGATAGAAAGCGTTGGAAGTTTCAGATGAATAGGTTTAGGAATCATAAAAACAGTGGTTCTGCAGGTACGGATAAATCTCAGCGTTGCACCATCATGTAA
- the TRM12 gene encoding tRNA(Phe) (4-demethylwyosine(37)-C(7)) aminocarboxypropyltransferase (S-adenosylmethionine-dependent methyltransferase~similar to YML005W) has translation MPVEFVVSEAKLLKTIKVKLENDGLFVTPIYSNNDGKVIKSSIENLDHPLAIEINSIAGVKARFHRSDNWEHSGGRLKHQSNSIMEFTKGFLKEHAFGNDKIFLSRLLDHLPLKYTIYPPVVLFNNSTVRSFNHSVWQKAFQLKLVDPNEYYSELLCFLSPRNSGENTIHHPNDRLLTHLAINNPITETDILRRPFNIQPLYGKLINDGVLDDNDTSLWETPGQGQLNSSIWCKVIQNGVTQIWSPVFTMFSRGNIREKKRILATFPDICNNDVVDLYAGIGYFTFSYLTKGARTLFAFELNPWSVEGLKRGLKANGFDKAGNCHVFQESNEMCVQRVTEFLSQNPGFQLRIRHINLGLLPSSRQGWPLAIKLIYLQGASLEKVTMHIHENVHIDAIEDGSFERSVIAELETINESIAPIKNRDIKPQFANSGLERIKTFAPDIWHVCFDVDVVVNT, from the coding sequence ATGCCAGTAGAATTTGTAGTTAGTGAGgcaaaattgttgaaaactATTAAAGTTAAGTTGGAAAATGATGGCCTTTTCGTCACACCTATCTATTCCAATAATGATGGGAAAGTTATAAAGTCTTCCATTGAGAACCTCGATCATCCATTGGCTATCGAAATTAACAGTATAGCAGGCGTTAAAGCTCGTTTTCATAGAAGTGATAACTGGGAACATAGTGGAGGACGTTTGAAACACCAAAGCAACAGTATTATGGAATTTACAAAAGGCTTTTTAAAAGAGCATGCATTTGGTAATGATAAGATATTTTTATCTCGTCTACTAGATCATTTACCTCTAAAATACACAATATATCCACCAGTTGTACTATTTAATAATTCTACCGTGAGATCTTTTAATCATTCAGTCTGGCAAAAAGCATTCCAACTGAAACTCGTCGATCCAAATGAGTATTACAGTGAGCTATtatgttttctttctccCAGAAATTCAGGTGAAAACACAATTCATCATCCTAACGATCGACTGCTCACTCATCTAGCTATAAACAATCCTATCACAGAGACAGATATATTGCGAAGACCATTCAATATCCAACCGTTATATGGGAAATTAATCAATGACGGTGTTTTAGATGATAATGATACCTCGTTATGGGAAACCCCCGGTCAAGGACAACTGAATTCGAGCATATGGTGTAAGGTCATACAGAATGGTGTGACACAAATTTGGTCTCCAGTTTTTACCATGTTTAGTAGAGGAAATATTAgggagaagaaaagaattttggCTACTTTTCCAGATATTTGCAATAACGATGTGGTCGATTTATATGCAGGAATAGGTTATTTCACTTTTAGCTACTTAACAAAGGGCGCCAGGACCCTTTTTGCATTTGAACTAAACCCTTGGAGTGTAGAAGGATTAAAGCGCGGCTTAAAGGCAAACGGATTTGATAAAGCCGGGAACTGTCATGTTTTCCAAGAATCTAATGAAATGTGTGTTCAAAGGGTTACTGAATTCTTATCTCAGAACCCAGGATTTCAGTTACGTATTAGGCATATTAACTTGGGTCTCCTGCCTTCAAGTAGGCAAGGGTGGCCATTGGCCATCAAATTGATCTACCTACAGGGAGCTTCTTTGGAGAAAGTGACAATGCATATACACGAAAATGTACACATAGATGCAATCGAGGATGGAAGTTTCGAAAGAAGTGTCATAGCAGAACTGGAAACTATTAATGAGTCAATCGCACCAATTAAAAACCGTGACATCAAACCACAGTTTGCGAACTCTGGGCTTGAACGTATAAAGACTTTTGCACCGGATATTTGGCATGTATGCTTTGATGTCGACGTTGTGGTAAATActtaa
- the GLO1 gene encoding lactoylglutathione lyase GLO1 (Monomeric glyoxalase I~similar to YML004C): MSTNNTYFPIKIEKASNDPTLLLNHTCLRVKDPARTVKFYTEHFGMKLLSRKDFEEAKFSLYFLSFPKDDISKNKDGEPDVFSAHGILELTHNWGTEKNPDYKINNGNEEPYRGFGHICFSVSDINKTCEELESQGVKFKKRLSDGRQKDIAFALDPDGYWIELITYSREGQEYPKGPIGNRFNHTMIRIKNPTRSLEFYQNVLGMKLLRTSEHESAKFTLYFLGYGVPKTDSVFSCESVLELTHNWGTEDDPNFQYHNGNSEPQGYGHICISCDEAGALCKEIETKYGDKIQWSPKFNQGKMKNIAFLKDPDGYSIEVVPHGLVV, from the coding sequence ATGTCCACTAATAATACCTATTTTCCAATCAAGATTGAAAAAGCTTCGAATGATCCAACCCTTTTGCTCAATCATACATGTTTAAGAGTCAAGGATCCAGCAAGGACCGTTAAGTTCTATACCGAACACTTCGGTATGAAGCTGCTGAGCagaaaagattttgaagaagcgAAGTTTAGCTTGTACTTTTTGAGCTTCCCAAAAGACGACATCTCTAAAAACAAGGATGGAGAGCCTGATGTTTTCAGCGCACATGGTATCTTAGAACTAACCCACAATTGGGGTACTGAAAAAAACCCGGACTACAAGATCAACAATGGAAATGAGGAACCCTATCGCGGGTTTGGGCACATCTGTTTTTCTGTATCCGATATCAATAAAACTTGCGAAGAGTTAGAATCTCAAGGTGTCAAGTTCAAGAAGAGACTTTCTGACGGAAGACAGAAGGACATTGCCTTTGCTTTGGACCCCGATGGATACTGGATTGAGTTGATTACATATTCTAGAGAGGGCCAGGAATACCCAAAGGGCCCAATTGGCAACAGGTTCAATCATACCATGATCCGTATTAAGAACCCAACGAGATCTTTAGAGTTCTACCAAAATGTGTTGGGcatgaaattattaagaACCAGTGAGCATGAAAGTGCAAAATTTACATTATACTTTCTAGGTTATGGCGTTCCAAAGACAGACAGCGTTTTTTCATGTGAAAGTGTGTTGGAACTAACTCATAATTGGGGAACGGAGGATGATCCCAACTTTCAATACCATAACGGTAACTCAGAGCCCCAAGGTTATGGTCACATCTGCATAAGTTGTGATGAAGCTGGCGCCCTCtgtaaagaaattgaaaccaAATACGGCGATAAGATCCAATGGTCTCCTAAATTCAACCAAGgcaaaatgaagaatatagCCTTTTTGAAGGATCCCGACGGTTATTCCATCGAAGTCGTCCCACATGGTTTAGTTGTCTAA